A genome region from Pseudomonas pergaminensis includes the following:
- a CDS encoding LysR family transcriptional regulator has translation MTTPRFDGVELFLQIVESGNLTEAAERLNLTRSAVGKGLARLEARLGTCLLQRSTRRQRLTEDGQAYYEHCLRALAELEAAESVLESGRQQPRGRLRASLPLAFGHHYAAPALWGLMDRFAELEIEISFSDRLIDVAQEGFDLAVRIGALPDTDRLSARRLGEQAIGLAASPAYLQRVGQIECIEDLAGHRGIAYRCSAPRLEWELKDDQGRPHRTRVASPLMMDDLQAVADAAIAGVGLAWLPSWLIAHYALRGQLHAVLPGYREQPSPINVIWPTAAHMPAKTRCAIDALVAGTPSCLAGS, from the coding sequence ATGACCACTCCACGTTTTGACGGTGTCGAACTCTTCCTGCAGATCGTCGAGAGCGGCAACCTGACCGAGGCCGCCGAGCGACTGAACCTGACGCGCTCCGCTGTGGGCAAGGGCCTGGCGCGACTCGAGGCGCGCCTCGGCACGTGCCTGTTGCAGCGCTCTACTCGCCGCCAGCGGTTGACCGAGGACGGCCAGGCCTACTACGAACATTGCCTGCGGGCGCTGGCGGAGCTGGAAGCCGCCGAGTCCGTGCTGGAAAGCGGGCGGCAGCAACCACGCGGGCGGTTAAGGGCCAGCCTGCCATTGGCCTTCGGGCATCACTACGCCGCGCCGGCGTTGTGGGGGTTGATGGATCGATTTGCCGAACTGGAGATCGAGATTTCTTTTTCTGACCGGCTGATCGACGTCGCCCAGGAAGGTTTCGATTTGGCGGTACGCATTGGCGCGTTGCCCGACACCGACCGCTTGAGCGCTCGTCGCCTGGGCGAGCAGGCGATTGGCCTGGCGGCATCACCGGCGTACTTGCAGCGTGTGGGTCAAATTGAGTGTATCGAGGACCTGGCCGGGCATCGGGGCATTGCCTATCGCTGCAGTGCCCCGCGCCTGGAATGGGAACTCAAGGACGACCAGGGTCGCCCGCACCGTACGCGGGTGGCCTCGCCGCTGATGATGGACGACCTCCAGGCTGTGGCCGATGCCGCCATCGCTGGTGTGGGCCTGGCCTGGTTGCCCAGTTGGCTGATCGCCCACTATGCCCTGCGTGGACAGCTGCACGCGGTACTTCCCGGTTACCGCGAGCAGCCCTCGCCGATCAACGTGATCTGGCCCACGGCGGCGCACATGCCGGCCAAGACGCGCTGTGCCATCGACGCGCTGGTGGCCGGTACGCCGTCGTGTCTGGCGGGCAGTTAG
- the fecA gene encoding TonB-dependent Fe(3+) dicitrate receptor FecA — MPQQPTLLARTLRQLLLGASLSLTALPPVMAADAKPYHIAPTSLEAALNQFGREAGVLISFSSEVTAGMQSHGLSGNYGAADGLQKLLEGTGLQARAEGDNAYSLQPATAPATIELGTSSVVGDWLGDAAQTNVFEHPGARDVIRREAFERQGATQAKDVLNRIPGVNAPDNNGTGSHDMALNFGIRGLNPRLASRSTVLMDGIPVPFAPYGQPQLSFAPISMGNMDAVDVVRGGGAVRYGPQNVGGVVNFVTRAIPDAPTVKGGLQTETSPSSSHDGFKTTGNLLAGGTADNGLGGALLYSGTRGGDWRENSNTRIDDLILKGKYQLDDANSFNAMAQYYEGQADMPGGLNVANYKADPYQSTRPYDKFWGRRTMFNVGYRYEQDRREFTVNSFFTKTLRSGYLDQGTFLSLSPREYWVRGLETRFAQGFDLGPTSHEVGVGYRYINEAGHELRYRTPIAANQQIPTTDSRNDRDTRGGTEANAFFIDDRIDIGKWTITPGIRYEMIESQQTNNLSNVKYKGDYNTALPALNVLYHLTDDWNLYANTEGSFGSVQYSQMPNRVTSGEVKPEKARTWELGTRYDNGSLRAEIGAFLINFDNQYESNQTNDSVIARGETRHQGIESSINYALDGLSPALAGFDVYATYAYVDATIREDGPNKGNRVPFSSKHKGTLGVGYTEGRWKLNLDSSYQSSQFADNANTQAESADGANGRIPGYMLFSSRAAYDFGPQLSDLNVAVGVKNIFNKQYYTRSFDDNNKGKYVGEPRTVYVQTSIAF; from the coding sequence ATGCCCCAGCAACCGACGCTTCTCGCCCGCACTCTGCGCCAACTCCTACTCGGCGCCAGCTTAAGTCTTACGGCACTTCCCCCTGTGATGGCGGCCGATGCCAAGCCGTATCACATCGCCCCGACGTCGCTGGAAGCTGCGCTGAATCAGTTTGGACGCGAAGCCGGCGTGTTGATCTCCTTCAGTTCCGAAGTGACGGCGGGTATGCAGAGCCACGGTTTGTCCGGCAATTACGGCGCCGCGGACGGCCTGCAAAAACTGCTGGAAGGCACCGGCCTGCAAGCCCGCGCCGAAGGCGACAATGCCTACAGCCTGCAACCGGCCACGGCACCGGCCACTATCGAATTGGGCACGTCCAGCGTCGTCGGCGACTGGCTGGGCGACGCGGCGCAAACCAATGTGTTTGAACACCCCGGCGCCCGTGACGTGATCCGCCGCGAAGCATTCGAACGCCAGGGCGCCACCCAGGCCAAGGACGTGCTCAACCGCATTCCCGGCGTCAACGCCCCGGACAACAATGGCACCGGCAGCCACGACATGGCGCTGAACTTCGGCATTCGCGGCCTCAACCCGCGCCTGGCCTCGCGCTCCACGGTGTTGATGGACGGCATTCCGGTGCCCTTCGCGCCTTACGGCCAGCCGCAGCTTTCATTTGCACCGATCAGCATGGGCAACATGGATGCCGTCGACGTCGTACGTGGCGGCGGTGCCGTGCGATACGGCCCACAGAACGTCGGTGGCGTGGTCAACTTCGTCACCCGCGCAATCCCGGATGCACCCACGGTCAAAGGCGGCCTGCAGACCGAAACCAGCCCCTCCTCCAGCCATGACGGCTTCAAGACCACCGGCAACCTGCTCGCCGGCGGCACCGCCGACAACGGTTTGGGCGGCGCGCTGCTGTACTCCGGCACCCGTGGCGGCGACTGGCGCGAGAACAGCAACACGCGCATCGACGACCTGATCCTCAAGGGTAAATACCAACTCGATGACGCCAACAGCTTCAATGCCATGGCGCAGTACTACGAAGGCCAGGCCGACATGCCCGGCGGCTTGAACGTTGCGAACTACAAGGCCGATCCCTACCAGTCCACCCGCCCCTACGACAAATTCTGGGGCCGCCGCACGATGTTCAACGTCGGCTATCGCTATGAGCAGGACCGTCGCGAGTTCACCGTGAACAGCTTCTTCACCAAGACCCTGCGCAGCGGTTACCTCGACCAAGGCACATTCCTGTCGCTGTCCCCGCGTGAATACTGGGTGCGTGGCCTGGAAACCCGCTTCGCCCAAGGCTTCGACCTGGGCCCGACCAGCCACGAAGTGGGCGTCGGCTATCGCTACATCAACGAAGCCGGCCACGAACTGCGTTACCGCACGCCGATTGCCGCCAACCAACAGATCCCCACCACCGACAGCCGCAATGATCGCGACACCCGTGGTGGCACCGAGGCCAATGCCTTCTTCATCGATGACCGGATTGATATCGGCAAATGGACCATCACACCGGGCATTCGCTACGAGATGATCGAGTCCCAGCAAACCAACAACCTGAGCAACGTCAAATACAAAGGTGACTACAACACCGCCCTGCCGGCCCTGAACGTGCTCTATCACCTCACCGACGACTGGAACCTCTACGCCAACACCGAAGGTTCGTTTGGCAGCGTGCAGTACAGCCAGATGCCCAACCGTGTGACCAGCGGCGAAGTCAAACCGGAAAAAGCGCGCACCTGGGAACTCGGCACTCGCTACGACAACGGCAGCCTGCGCGCGGAAATCGGCGCGTTCCTGATCAACTTTGACAACCAGTACGAAAGCAACCAGACCAATGATTCGGTGATCGCCCGTGGTGAAACCCGCCACCAGGGCATCGAGTCCAGCATCAACTACGCCCTCGACGGCTTGAGCCCGGCGCTGGCAGGGTTCGATGTGTACGCCACCTACGCCTACGTCGACGCCACCATCCGCGAAGACGGCCCGAACAAAGGCAACCGCGTACCCTTCTCGTCCAAGCACAAGGGCACCCTCGGCGTGGGCTACACCGAAGGTCGCTGGAAACTCAACCTGGACAGCAGCTACCAGAGCAGCCAATTCGCCGACAACGCCAACACCCAGGCCGAAAGCGCCGACGGTGCGAACGGGCGCATCCCCGGCTACATGTTGTTCAGCAGCCGCGCCGCCTACGACTTCGGCCCGCAGCTGTCGGATTTGAACGTGGCGGTGGGGGTGAAAAACATCTTCAACAAGCAGTACTACACGCGCTCGTTCGACGATAACAACAAAGGCAAATACGTCGGTGAGCCACGCACGGTGTATGTGCAGACCTCCATCGCGTTCTAA
- a CDS encoding FecR domain-containing protein gives MNFSTQVAEQAVHWLMEMQQGALNPRQQAAWQQWLNAHSEHQRAWDHMQRVNQRLRGMPSPLAHAALNAPTSTSRRQALKLLLILGAGSAAAWSLRQQHILPPLTADYRSPVGQRRKVQLADGSQLQLNTGSAVDVHFDGKQRLIRLLEGEILLTSSAGNTPLNVLTGQGLLTSQAARMNVRQFNDHTQLAVFDGRVEVMPNTYSGLPLTVEAARQVNFTRKGWDTPRPTDANSGAWADGMLVAAHMRLEDFLGELGRYRRGQVNCDPQVANLLISGSYPLDDSERILDLLEVSLPVKVRRFTRYWVTVQARA, from the coding sequence ACCCACGCCAGCAGGCAGCCTGGCAACAATGGCTGAACGCCCACAGCGAACACCAGCGCGCCTGGGACCATATGCAGCGCGTCAACCAGCGCCTGCGCGGCATGCCCTCGCCCCTGGCCCATGCCGCTTTGAACGCGCCTACCTCCACCAGCCGCCGCCAGGCCCTCAAGTTGCTGCTGATTCTCGGTGCCGGCTCGGCCGCCGCCTGGAGCCTGCGCCAGCAACATATCCTGCCGCCGCTGACCGCCGACTACCGCAGCCCCGTCGGCCAGCGTCGCAAGGTGCAACTGGCGGACGGCAGTCAGCTGCAGCTCAATACCGGCAGCGCGGTGGACGTGCACTTCGATGGCAAGCAACGGCTGATCCGCCTGCTTGAAGGCGAGATCCTGTTGACCAGTAGCGCCGGCAACACACCGCTGAACGTCTTGACCGGCCAGGGCCTGCTGACCAGCCAGGCTGCACGCATGAACGTGCGCCAGTTCAACGACCACACGCAACTGGCGGTCTTCGACGGCCGCGTCGAGGTGATGCCCAACACCTACAGCGGCCTGCCGTTGACGGTCGAGGCTGCGCGCCAGGTCAATTTTACGCGCAAAGGCTGGGACACCCCGCGCCCCACCGACGCCAACAGCGGCGCCTGGGCCGACGGCATGCTGGTCGCAGCCCACATGCGCCTGGAAGATTTCCTCGGTGAACTGGGCCGTTATCGTCGTGGCCAGGTCAACTGCGACCCTCAGGTGGCCAACCTGCTGATCTCCGGCAGCTACCCACTGGATGACAGCGAACGCATTCTCGACCTGCTGGAAGTCAGCCTGCCGGTGAAAGTGCGGCGCTTTACGCGGTATTGGGTGACGGTGCAGGCACGCGCCTGA